The Thermococcus sp. 4557 genomic sequence AGAAGTGGTGGAGCATCATAGAGCTCAATCCCTACTGGCGCTTTCTGAGCGGGGAGGATTACCAAGGATGAGCCGTCTGGTTAGGTCTTTCAGGGTGACCAAGACGGGTATGTACAGCACGAACGCCGCAAGCCGGCTGAGACCGTCGAGCGCTGTGCCGTCGAGGGCGAGAGCTTCTGGGTTCCAGTAGGACACCGGCGACTGTCCCCACGGCGGAAGCGACTTCAGAAGGTCGAAACCCTTCACCATGCCGGATACGGCAAGCAGCGTCCACTGCAGAAGGCTCACGTCAAGGGCCGCCAGCAGGGCAAAGTACTGGATATTGACAACTTTGCTCAGGCCCAGCATCGCCACTACACCGCCGGTGAGGGCTTCTTTCTCGTTAATGTCGCCGTTCCAGGCTTTTCTGTATAGATGAATGAGCCCGTATACGAGGGGCAGGGTGAGGAGTATGCCGGTCATGACGCCTACCTCGGGTGGAAGCGACGAAGGCGGCTCCACCGGGATGAGTATGCGGCGGATGGCTCCCCCAAGCAGAGGAATACCGAAGAAACCGTAGTTCATGGCGAACCTCGCGGCGTGGAAGCCGAGTACCGCCTTTAGGTATCCCCCGGGACTCTCGAGCAGGAACGGCGCCGAGATGGCGAGCCCAATTATGGCCGCGGTCGTCATGAACCTCGGGATATCCTTTCTCCTCCTCGGCGTTAGCAGGACCGCCAGGAGGATAATGGGTGCGTACTGCTTT encodes the following:
- a CDS encoding glycosyltransferase 87 family protein; protein product: MDRGLKLAAVGGIILQMALSFLGYHYMDGHVLAVSAFTFARFGTSPYSWCEISMCEMWYSYPPIPFLLVAPFYTLDLSPLAARLALKVPALLGSLVLSHAVYRMSGDAKRAVLLLFNPLLLYIGPFRGHFDALAVGLMLESYVELEKRRIERAGVYAALSTLTKQYAPIILLAVLLTPRRRKDIPRFMTTAAIIGLAISAPFLLESPGGYLKAVLGFHAARFAMNYGFFGIPLLGGAIRRILIPVEPPSSLPPEVGVMTGILLTLPLVYGLIHLYRKAWNGDINEKEALTGGVVAMLGLSKVVNIQYFALLAALDVSLLQWTLLAVSGMVKGFDLLKSLPPWGQSPVSYWNPEALALDGTALDGLSRLAAFVLYIPVLVTLKDLTRRLILGNPPRSESASRD